A genomic window from Luteolibacter sp. LG18 includes:
- a CDS encoding VOC family protein, producing MNHPVAMFEIMALDQTRLISFYQELFGWHVELSPEGFGYIHFPPSPPAERPMLGGIGKAKAGVPGWEKGTALYVLVENVADALARAERLGATIIVPSKPVDHYVFGMFEDPEKNLLGLIEPFKS from the coding sequence ATGAATCACCCCGTGGCGATGTTCGAGATCATGGCGCTGGACCAGACGCGCCTGATCTCCTTCTACCAGGAGCTCTTCGGCTGGCATGTCGAATTGAGCCCGGAGGGGTTCGGCTACATCCATTTCCCGCCGTCGCCGCCCGCGGAACGCCCGATGCTGGGCGGGATCGGCAAGGCGAAGGCCGGGGTTCCCGGCTGGGAAAAGGGCACCGCACTCTACGTGCTGGTGGAAAACGTGGCGGACGCCCTGGCCCGCGCGGAGCGGCTCGGCGCCACCATCATCGTCCCGAGCAAGCCCGTGGACCACTACGTCTTCGGCATGTTCGAGGACCCGGAGAAGAACCTCCTCGGGCTGATCGAGCCGTTCAAGTCCTGA
- a CDS encoding DUF1287 domain-containing protein, producing the protein MRTFLASLLLLLPLHAETPGPKLVEAARKQVGVTLTYDPAYAVLGYPGGDVPRERGVCTDVVVRAFRDGLSNDLQKLVHEDMKANFGSYPKQWGLSKTDKNIDHRRVPNLQTFFKRRGLVQPVTKEPGDYQPGDLVTCTVPPNLPHIMIVSDKKTADGRPLVIHNIGRGAQEEDVLFVFPLTGHYRWK; encoded by the coding sequence ATGCGCACCTTCCTCGCCTCCCTTCTCCTGCTGCTGCCGCTGCACGCGGAAACGCCCGGCCCGAAGCTGGTGGAGGCGGCGCGGAAGCAGGTGGGCGTCACCCTGACCTACGATCCCGCCTACGCGGTGCTCGGCTATCCCGGCGGCGACGTGCCGCGGGAACGCGGGGTGTGTACGGACGTGGTGGTGCGCGCATTCCGGGACGGGCTTTCGAACGATCTCCAGAAACTGGTCCACGAGGACATGAAGGCGAACTTCGGCTCCTACCCGAAGCAGTGGGGCCTTTCGAAGACCGACAAGAACATCGACCACCGCCGGGTGCCGAACCTCCAGACCTTCTTCAAGCGCCGCGGCCTGGTGCAGCCGGTGACGAAGGAGCCGGGCGATTACCAGCCAGGCGACCTGGTGACCTGCACGGTGCCGCCCAACCTGCCGCACATCATGATCGTGAGCGACAAGAAGACCGCCGACGGCCGCCCGCTGGTGATCCACAACATCGGACGCGGCGCGCAGGAGGAGGACGTGCTGTTCGTCTTCCCGCTCACCGGCCACTACCGGTGGAAATGA
- a CDS encoding SDR family NAD(P)-dependent oxidoreductase — protein MDLQLSGKTALVTGSTKGIGLGIARALAREGASVIVNGRSEASAKAAADQIGNGARGIAADVSTAAGCAALAEQAGPVDILVNNAGIFEPKPFKDIPDEDWERFYQVNVMSAIRLTRALLPGMLTRNWGRVVFISSESGIQIPEEMIHYGMTKAAELALVNGIARTTKGSGVTVNAVLPGPTASEGVTDFVSQLASEAGQTPEQFEQEFFRSVRGTSLLQRFATVDEVADTVAFLCSPLASATNGAAVRVDGGVLLATT, from the coding sequence ATGGATCTCCAACTTTCGGGCAAGACCGCCCTCGTCACCGGTTCCACCAAGGGCATCGGCCTCGGCATCGCCCGCGCCCTGGCCCGTGAGGGAGCGAGCGTCATCGTCAACGGCCGCAGCGAGGCCTCCGCCAAGGCCGCCGCGGACCAGATCGGCAACGGCGCCCGCGGGATCGCCGCGGACGTTTCCACCGCCGCGGGCTGTGCCGCCCTCGCCGAACAGGCCGGGCCGGTGGACATCCTGGTGAACAACGCCGGGATCTTCGAACCGAAACCGTTCAAGGACATCCCGGACGAGGATTGGGAGCGCTTCTACCAGGTCAACGTGATGTCCGCCATCCGCCTGACCCGCGCGCTGCTGCCGGGCATGCTGACGCGGAACTGGGGCCGGGTGGTGTTCATCTCCAGCGAAAGCGGCATCCAGATCCCGGAGGAAATGATCCACTACGGCATGACCAAGGCCGCGGAGCTGGCGCTGGTCAACGGCATCGCCCGCACCACCAAGGGCAGCGGCGTCACCGTGAACGCCGTGCTGCCCGGCCCGACGGCCTCGGAGGGCGTCACCGATTTCGTCAGCCAGCTCGCCAGCGAGGCGGGACAGACGCCGGAGCAGTTCGAGCAGGAGTTTTTCCGCAGCGTGCGCGGGACTTCGCTGCTCCAGCGTTTCGCCACGGTCGACGAAGTCGCGGACACGGTGGCCTTCCTCTGTTCCCCGCTCGCCTCCGCCACCAATGGCGCGGCGGTGCGAGTGGACGGCGGGGTGTTGCTGGCGACGACTTGA
- a CDS encoding type II toxin-antitoxin system VapC family toxin produces the protein MTYLLDTNVVCEATAREPDPHVLAWCETHAHECVLSAVTLGEILKGIHLMPAGKRKNAIAAWAERVERDFRDALLPLDAAVFGVWGKFYAKHESKGFNMGVLDSLIAATALHHDLVVVTRNTRDFPAEVRTLNPWNA, from the coding sequence ATGACCTACCTGCTGGACACCAACGTCGTCTGCGAGGCCACCGCCCGGGAACCGGATCCCCATGTGCTGGCCTGGTGTGAAACCCACGCCCATGAGTGCGTGTTGTCCGCCGTGACCCTGGGCGAAATCCTCAAGGGTATCCACCTGATGCCAGCCGGGAAGCGAAAGAACGCCATCGCCGCCTGGGCGGAACGGGTCGAAAGGGATTTCCGTGATGCGCTCCTGCCGTTGGACGCCGCGGTCTTTGGAGTCTGGGGAAAGTTCTACGCCAAACACGAGTCCAAGGGTTTCAACATGGGGGTGCTGGACAGTCTGATTGCCGCTACCGCCTTGCACCATGACCTCGTCGTGGTCACCCGCAACACGCGGGATTTTCCAGCGGAGGTGCGGACCCTCAACCCGTGGAACGCCTGA
- a CDS encoding type II toxin-antitoxin system Phd/YefM family antitoxin, whose protein sequence is MQKVWQLQDAKNHFSEVVTQAMEHGAQTVTKHGKPAVVIVSAEEYRRLRQPEKSLVAVLRECPEDLSKWIGPRSKEPARNIRFE, encoded by the coding sequence ATGCAAAAGGTCTGGCAACTCCAGGACGCGAAGAACCATTTCAGTGAAGTGGTCACGCAGGCCATGGAGCACGGCGCGCAAACTGTGACCAAGCATGGCAAACCCGCCGTGGTGATCGTGTCCGCGGAGGAATACCGCCGCCTCCGCCAGCCGGAGAAATCCCTCGTGGCCGTGCTCCGGGAATGCCCGGAGGATCTGTCCAAGTGGATCGGGCCGCGCTCGAAGGAACCGGCACGGAACATCCGCTTCGAGTAA